In Haematobia irritans isolate KBUSLIRL chromosome 1, ASM5000362v1, whole genome shotgun sequence, a genomic segment contains:
- the LOC142224242 gene encoding acyl-CoA Delta-9 desaturase, translated as MPEEIATKSSSPQAEVKSSKREASWPSVLFFIHLHILGLYGIFVMMTSASWLTIVFTLTLTVLGILGATAGAHRLWAHGTYKATTGLKIFLMLCQTIAGEGSIYNWVRAHRLHHQYFRKNEDPFYSNKNFMSAHVYTQLLSYSSEQEHLLSQVDMKDLEEDKVVMFQKRFYWVLYIVLHVLLPINSPLEYWGDSLAASIVVAFSLRYMIVLNVCWLINSAHFVWGLDKSFKPSDSNSVFFITKSYWPQYHYMLPNDYQSGEFGDYASGFTTAMIRVFAALDAATDLKTISSIAVREGLTEAVETGRPIADCINEHAEKEQAQMPKNHFLNRNKFM; from the exons ATGCCAGAGGAAATTGCAACAAAAAGTTCTTCACCTCAAGCTGAGGTTAAAAGCTCGAAACGTGAGGCAAGTTGGCCATCGGTGTTATTCTTCATACATTTGCACATATTGGGACTATATGGCATATTTGTTATGATGACCAGTGCGTCATGGTTGACCATTGTATTTA CTTTGACACTGACAGTATTGGGTATTTTGGGAGCTACGGCGGGTGCCCATAGATTATGGGCTCATGGAACCTATAAAGCAACAACgggattgaaaatatttttaatgctaTGCCAAACAATAGCGGGAGAG ggttcTATTTACAATTGGGTTCGAGCTCATCGTCTACATCACCAATATTTCCGCAAAAATGAGGACcccttctatagcaataaaaacttTATGTCAGCTCATGTATATACACAATTGTTGAGCTATAGCAGTGAACAAGAACATCTTCTGAGTCAAGTTGATATGAAAGACTTAGAAGAGGATAAGGTGGTGATGTTCCAGAAAAG ATTCTACTGGGTATTGTATATTGTCCTTCATGTCCTTCTGCCCATCAACTCACCTCTTGAATATTGGGGTGATTCGTTGGCCGCCTCAATTGTGGTGGCCTTCTCTTTACGCTATATGATTGTTTTGAATGTATGCTGGCTCATTAATTCCGCCCACTTTGTTTGGGGCCTGGACAAGAGTTTCAAACCTTCggattccaacagtgttttcttCATCACCAAATCCTATTGGCCCCAATATCACTACATGCTTCCCAACGATTATCAGAGCGGTGAATTTGGTGATTATGCGAGTGGTTTTACTACAGCTATGATACGAGTTTTTGCTGCCTTAGATGCTGCCACAGATTTGAAGACAATTAGTTCAATTGCTGTACGTGAAGGTTTAACGGAAGCTGTGGAAACTGGTCGACCCATAGCGGATTGCATTAATGAGCATGCGGAAAAGGAACAGGCGCAAATGCCTAAAAATCATTTCTTAAATCGTAATAAATTTATGTAA